CTCAACACTGAAGGATTAACCTGATATTCTCTTCCCACTGTGTAGATGGAGATTTACACTTACTTTGCCACTCTAGGAGTAACTTCACCTGGCAATTTCTATTCCTTTGGCACCCATTAAAAATGAGGTAACCTCGGGCATTTGGTGCAAGGGGCACAAAAGGAACAGGACAGAGAGTGAGGCAGATACTGATGACAGCGcttgaaagcatttaaaataaaagttatgtAGAAAGCAATTAAGCAACTTCCTGGGGACTTATGATCTTGTATAAATGGGGGAGAGAGGAGGTAGCACAGAAAGCACAGCTCACAAGGCAAACCAAACAAAGATCTGCTCAAATTCCTCATCTTCCCAAAGTGGCAGCTGAACTGCTATTTTCAGGACACCTATGAAGCAGCTGCATTGCAACAGAGAAACATATTCCTTACCTTTGAAAACACTGATAACTTGAATTTATGTGTAAAGAAATAGGTTTTTGGCTTTctgtgtttgggggttttttttggggtttttttgggttttttttgggtttttttgtgttttttttttttttttttttttttttttgttgttgttttgtttgttttttttttttttttaatacagccaATAatttgaggggggaaaaaaacaaaacaaaaaaaataaacagtgcaAAACTTCCTCAACTATAGCATTttagtgttttcattttcaccttTAAATGGGTGAAAAATAACCACACTAGGTTCTGCCTTGGTCAGAAGAGGTGTATCCATGTGAAATGTTCATGGCTATAGGTTTCCTGCAGAAAACTCCTTGAGACTGCTTCACCAGTGGTCGTACAGGAGGAGTTCCAGAAAGTTTATGGAAAGCAAGTCATCAGAGATCATGGGCCCTTTGTTACCCCTGGCTGCTTCCATCAGAGCACTTTTCTTCTTTAGGCAGCAAAACAAACTATCTGGCTGTCAGTAACCACGTCTGTGGCcgcagctctcttcacagagagcagcaggcacaacttcTCCAAGGacttttcctggggaaggcagtgagaagcacagagagaagaagagaaaacaattcttgtctctattcactgctcctgttgtttggcacatgtggaatgtgctatggagattgttcacccaaaGTGATTTGCTAATTGGACATCGGTGAAGGTTGTTTTGATTCCTTGGCCAGctgggtcaaagctgtgtcctggctgtctccAGACAGTCACAGGGCTTTCTTTAGTATACTGCAGTGTTGTTTAGTATAGCATCTCTTTAGTGTGTAATTTAGTATAGTATTAGTGCAATATagtatagcttaataaagcaattgttcagcctcCTGAACcatggagtcagagcacattattcACCGTGTTGGGGTCGTCCTGAAACTATACATGTCAAGTcaaaaaatgtggatttttgtCCAAACTTTTGAATTCTGTGCCAGTCTGAGATGTTCTCCTCATACAGCCACCCAGCAAGAGCCCCCTGGGCTGGAACAGGTGGGTGCAGGGCACTGCGAAGGAGggaacagcagggctgtgaaagTAGTCATGAGTGAGGTGGTGATGTACACAGAATACCCATGACTGTCCTTGTGTTCTCTCCCCGTGTTCTGACTGAAGAAGAGGCTGGAGAAGTGCAGCCAAGACGTGCTGGAATACGTGGACGAGTTCCGAGAGTTCTCCCAGGCAGTGCTGTCCCGCCTGGCAAGGCTGGGCACCGACAAGGCTGAGCTTAGGGGGGAAGTGGAGAATTTGCTCAGGAGGGTCGAGCACGCCCAGAGGGACATCGACTATTTTGGATCTGTCATGGATTCCAACGCCTGCGTGGAAGTGCACGAGGACCTgctgaaacagcagctgctggaagaggcagaggaaaaaaagagacttAAACTCATGCTTAATGCAAGTAAGAacagtttgtttttcagaactTCGGTGTGAACAGTCCCACGTGTGCATGCTGACACAGGGATAAGAGATTTTCATTAACTGAGTGAATACCACAGATTATTGCAAGGGGGTTTGGGCTGTGTAAATATGAGACTTATAAAAGTGTATGCAGAAAAGgtagggagggagggagggaggaaaataCAGTTCAAACATTTACTTTGCAGAAATTCTACTGCATATCAAATTAATTCTTTGGAAGTTactttttattataaaataaggTAAAATCCTCTGTAAGCTGTGCTGTTGCAAAgtcacagaaaaatacatttctgagtACTGCAGCTGTACTAAGGAATTAGGAATGGTCTTTGCTTTTTGGACTAGGCAGGGTCAAAACCTCAACTCAAAAGTAaattcattaattaataaaCTACTTAATTTACTTCTACAATTTTTAcctgctttcctgctgtgtCATCCTTCCTCTCCTTGTCCCCTCATTTAATAAGAGAGCACACTGGCTTGGCTGTCAGCAAAGCTTAGATCTGATTTGAAAATTTGGTGTTATGGTACCTAGCATGAAGAATACATGCACAAtctataatttttttgaaacaaatgacattttttaattatctttacCTTAAGAAGTTTTGGTATGGATGTGAACTATGTATTATAGACCTATTTAAAgaagtctgttttcttttcatagcAGTGAGAAATGAAGagtaaataataagaaatacaaactgaaatttttaaaaagtgagtgAAAGAACTTTAGCGTCATCAATTATACAAttccactgacttcagcagaATTAGGTTGACCTAATTTTACACATAAATTTACAATTTGTTCCTTAGACTTTTCAAACAAATCAGTATTAAGGCAGATGCTTACAGAAGCAATCGCCTATTCTGCTTCTGAGTTCTCCTCATACTCCACAATTTAGTGCTCTGAATATCAAtagttctgttttccatttaGAGAACTTTTGAACATTGggcatttttttcagagaggaaaaaaattggggattttttaaactGACTGTGGTTAAGGCCCTGAGAAAATTGTATCTTTATGAGagtttcagaggagaaaaaattactttgcattGTCATTTGTTggaaattattacttttaaCTTTATTGTAGCAGCTCATGGTAACTTTGTTTTCAATTTGTTCTCTACCGTCAGTACTAGTCGGATGCTTTTCCCATTGAATTTAATGTCAAAAGTATTCCCTGTGCAGATTTTACAGCACGCAGAAAAAGTAGGAAGATCCTCAACTCTAGAAAATAGCAGCTCTGCTTCTATGTTTTCATGTCTTAACCAGACTCTAGGATTATTTTTGCTGACTCACTTCAAAATTCTAGCAGAAAAGAGGGTTTTTATGTCCAGATTTTTTACTGGGTTTGGGTCGAGCTCACACGGACAATCAGACAAAAATCTGGGTATTTCCCCTGCAGAGGAAGATGCTGCTAAGGCTGTCCAGGGTTTTTGATTCAGcagcttgaatttttttttaatctgtctAATCAGTAAATGTTAGATTTGAGAGAGCTGTTGTGACTTGCTCAGGGAAGGCACTTCCAGAGTGAGGactcccaggaaaaaaaatccactctgTAGCAGCAATATACAAAAGCTTTGATTAGAGGGTATCAGTGCACACAAATTACATAAAGATTGCTTTCTACAGGCAACTGGAGTCTTGCCACTGACTTCAATAGGTTCGTATCAGGCCAAACAGGGGgggctggttttgctttctccATTTCATCTGCTGCCAGAACTTCCTGCCTTAGAGCTTTGTTTGTCCTGTTTACTGAAATGGCTGCACTCCACTGAAAGCAATTCTTTCAACTTCAAATGCTGGGCCCTGTAATTTATGGGTGCCTTTGGTAAACAAGCTTGTTAATACGCTTTGCTATagtttttctcctggaaaggaTGCTGCTTGATAAAGATCTCAGAGTCTAAATGCCTGAGTCCTCCCAGGCTTGGTGCTTTCTGGACTTAAACGTCCCTGCAGAGTGCACAGAAAATATGAAGAAGCCAGAGCTGTGACTTGAGGCCAATTTTAACCGTGAGGTAAAGAGCTGGGTGGTTCCAGCAGCCAAGCTCCTGGCACAGGAATTGGCAGCACAGACAtcaccccagctccttcaaagGCCACCTCAGTGCATGCACACCCCTGCTTGTGTGATCTATATTCTGTTCTTGCTCCTTTGTGTGCAGGTGATGGGAAGGTGAATGGGAAGATAGCCCAGTTTTTTGGCTTTCAGTTATGCtgatctctttttatttctatttatactataaatgcataaaaaagAGGCTATCTGAGGGTAAGACCAGTcctaaaacaaaaatactacACATGTTGATAATGGATTTTAATTTGTATGCCTCCAACAAGAAATGAATTTGATTACTTTACTGTGTTGATCTAAACCAGAAGTCAGTTCTCTGAAGTAAAAATTATAGCCCTGTAAAAGGACAGACAAGAATAATCACAAAATCACTAGCTGCGCTCTTGGTCTCCTCTCAGACACAAAATTATCCAAATGTTTTGGATAACACTGGTGTAAtagaacaaaacccaacactctACAGGTAGATGAAGATACCACAGTTTTATTAGCaggaatatataaaattaatatcaTAATGCTAttcaaatatattatttattattatatattattgtATAAtcattatatattattatatatgataaaatattatggtatattacatattatatagttattatatattacatatattacatatattacatatataatattacatatataatattacatatataatatataatataatatataatatataatatataatatataatatataatatataatatataatatatattaatatatattaatatataatcatataataaatattttatattatctattatatattatatattctatattgtatattatattgttattttatattatcCAAGTATATTCAAATATACTATAATATTATTCAAATATAATATCACATAAAACTGTTTTCAGCCCTACTTACCATAGCCACACTGCTGACACCTTTACTGATATATTGACTCTTTTTTGAGTCAATCCCCTTTACTGACAGATTGATGAATTAAAAGGAAACTAAGTAGTTCAAAGAAAGGAAACTAGAAAATTTACAGAcattctaattttatttttcttcgTCTTTGGTTATTTCCTTGCAGGTTGTGACCACATGCTTGCAGGCATTAGGTCCCTGAAGGTAGTTAAGAAGACTGGAGGAAAGCATGGCTCTTGGATGAAAGATCCCGGCAAAAAGCACGCGaagatttatttattaagtGGCTCCGTAAATAATGTGATTTTGGAATTTGCCAATATCATGGCTTTCATGGAAAACAACCAGACTCTGAAGGCTCGCAGAGTGCCCTTgccactgccctgggaaggAACTGGCCACGTCATCTATCAGGGCTTCCTCTTCTACCACAGACACGGCTCCTTGAACGAGATCGTCAAATTCCATCTCCAGAGAAGAAACGTAGCTGACcagatgctgctgccaggggctgggaggatTCCTGCCTACCAGCTCTCTCCACAGACAAAAATAGACCTGGCTCTCGACGAGCAGGGGCTGTGGGCCCTCCATGCAGAGCCAGAGACCGGGGGGAACATTGTCCTCAGCAAAATCAACCCCGTGGCCATGGCtgtggagcacagctgggacacaccCTGCAGCAGCCGGGATGCTGAGGCAGCTTTCATGGCCTGCAACACCCTCCACGTGGTCTACAACTCTCCTTCTGGGGGCTCCTCCCGTATCCAGTGTGTTTATGATGTTTTGGGTGCTCTGAATGCTCACACAAACCCAGGACTGCATTTCCCAAAACGCCAGGGGGGCCACTCCACCGTACACTACAATCctaaagaaaagcagctctttgcTTGGGGTGATGGAGCCCAGATCATTTACAAActtcacacagagcagaaagttTAAAGCCTTTAGCAGCTTTTCAAGCAGACCTAAAAGCCGCCAGTCCCAGGTCAAGACAGCATTTTTATGTGTATTAAAATTGTATTATTCCCAGCTGTTACAACTTTCATCCATTTTACGTAACTTCAGACTTATGTACCCCAGTAATCTTAATGCCCAATAAAGGATATGTGAAGACTGAGTTAATATAAATTACATGCTGACTAAATACCACACATACAcagcccctctccccccacccccaaaccccaaattaaAGTCTaaggttaattaaaaaaaaacaaccaattTCTGACATGTTCTCTTCCTATTGAAACTATGTTTTCTGTGTAAATGACAGGGAAATCAAatcagaaatccttcctgtcCAAAATACAGCCTGACAACCTTCCCTCTTCTGGAGATCACTGTAGAAAGCCTTCTAGTAAGCAATATAAAATCACATGCTTCCAGAGAACTTAGATATGAGTTTTAACAGGAGAGGTTAATTTTTCCACAAAGTGTAGGAATATACAGCCCCACAGACATGGTTGATATTTAACATAGAACTCTCATACATCACATCAAGGCTCCTCCTATTCATTGAACTTCTAGAGTATTCCCATGAAAATTCCACACTCCTTACCTGTATTGTTGTACAGACCACTGTGGATCCTGCCAGTACATTAGCTGCAGCCAAATATTCACTTTTTTCAGCTTCAAGTCACCACTTCTCACTATTTTTGAGCACATTGCTGTTTGTGTCTCAGAAGGAATGTTCCTAGGTGAACTCTTCTGTATCACACACTACTTTTAAAGGTTTTACATGTCACTCTTTGGTGTTATTCTCATTAGGTCTCTTTCAGCATCTACTTGTGAGGCATTTCCCCAATGTTTCAAGTCACTCCCACTGATTATAGCAGAATCTTTCTCATTCTATCCTCCACCTCCAGGAAAAGGTGGCTCAGATGAGCCCAGCAGTACAGGTGAGGCCGTGGCACTCCTCAGTCCTGGGTTTGTGAGTCACAGATAGACTCCAGGTATActtgtttcaaaaataatgtttaaaatgttaaacaatatttaaagaaaaagcttttaatgcaaaatgcagGTAtagactgtattttttatttatttattttaatggcagCTGCATGTCTAatagcaaacaaacaaacaaacatgccaaaaaaaatcccttctgaaAAACCACAAATAATGGTACTTGAAAAGCAATCCACAGCTGTTGCTACAGAAAACCCATTTTGTTCATTATGCTGAGAGTGCTGTTGTTCTGTTCAAAAATAGCTTCCAGAGAACCGCCAGACATCAGGGAATGATTTTGAAAAGGAGTCCCAGGGTACAATTAGGAGTACGTAGACTGCTGGGCTGCACCAGTGACACTCTGCCTTCAGCAAGAGGAGCTGTATCATTCTGAGCAGGGTTAGTGACTGGAGCACTGATCGTGTGTCACAGCAAACATGGTGTGCGCAGCCACAGACAcccccaggctgccagggaggtggGCTGGAACTGCTTTCCTGGCTTAAAGGCAGTATTTGGCCTTTTATTCCTCCTCTGTAAAATTACAAACATGTAAATGCAAAATGGTATCAGCTGCCTCTGTGAGATCTTTTACTGGAAAGGATGTATAACTTcctttatttaagaaataaagtcTCTGGGTGCAATTATGGATTGAGTCTGCTTTTTAGAAAAGGGGTTCTTGGGACGTGCTTTGTGCCACACTTACTCAGCAGAGGAAGCCCATGTCATTATTCTACAGAAAGATTTCAATGTGCAATCCTCAGAAGTTCAGGGAGGGTGCTCTCTGAGCCTTGCTGCCCTGGAAATCCAAGCTTCATGATGAATTAAAGCCCAAGAGGGGGTGAAGCACCCAGACATCCcatcagcagcagagggaggcacagccagcctgcaCAAGAACTGCCAGCACTCTGTAAAACAACTGCTCATTGTCAAACCCTTCCTGGACCCTGCTTTTCCATGCCCTGGCTCTGTGCCATGAGTGTGAGGCATCCATGTCCTCTGCATGGAGCACCAaggacagggcaggacaggagctggCATCCTTGGGgcctctgtgccagcaccacACAAGGAGTCTGTGGAAGGCACTGAGGAAAGTCCTTCAGCCCTGTAGGTGGAGGTGGGGGAGCAGTTTTCAGTCTGAGGTTCACTCTTGCTCTGTTTCATAGTTTTAAGATGAACTTTagagctatttttctttttctccatctccATGGACATTTTAGTATCCCATTCCTGTGCTCATCCAGGAGTTTCACTGCCTGCATTTCACCTCGGCTGTGACAAAGACAAAAACCAGTATTGCTCACACTCTTCCTGGAGCACAACACAGACCAGGCCACtggtcctgcagcagggaataaGCTGGAAAACAGGTTGAGGGTTGGGGTAGCACATGAATTTTGTGggctgtggtggcagcagcatcTCGGGGCTTACAGCACTGGTGACAGGTGAGGGAGTCACATCTGTGAATACGGTCTGCTCTGCTGATCAGTGAACATTCTTGTAAGAAAAAAGTGGCAGGCATTCTCCTCCAGCTTCATGGTTAtctctgaaatatatttttcattaattttcataaCTGATAGCACACAAGAAGATATCTTTGAGAAAGTCAGAGGAGACATTTGGTTAACTCCCGGACGACAAAGggcaaaaaataacaaaaaaaaaaaaaaagggcagtctgttcagaaagagaaaggaaagaatgacATATATCTGGACTGTATAATCTGCTCCAAGACAGCAGTCTCCAAAAGGCAAGGACAAAGGAGTGTCAGGAGGCAGGAGACAGCCATGACAAGACTGCATGAAAGAGGGCATTGACTTCCAGTTCAGGTAGATGATATGATTGTTACCATGGAAATGGAATTGGTACAAGGGGACCAACACAGAGGAGTCTTCATCAGGaacaaaaaacacaaatgaGTTTATGACCTCCACCTTCACCATCTAGATAACATCCATTACTGTCCTTGTTATTCAAGTCCTTTTATGCTACACTTTCTCCATGTGCTCATTTTGCCTGAACCGCTGTGCTCAGTCCATGTGCACCACTGGCTTATTGCTTTTTCATGTCCAGACTCTCCTCTAGAGGGCAATTCAATGCCCTCTGCTCTGACAGCAGGATCATCATCCTCCCAACAAAAGCAGCATTCCTCAGTGCTTTGGTTGTGCTGGAGGTCCCTCACCCCTTCAGTGACACTGCTGTCACCTCatccttttccagcagcaggttGTGACTGCCCCTTCCCACGGTGAGAGCAGGATTCACTGCACAGATGCTCCTCACTTCCCTGCCTTCCATTCCTTCTGCCATCTCCTCCCCAGAAAGGTGGCTCAGGTCAGAATAATCTGCAATGATCATGTCCTGTTTGTACTTGGAGCAGTCAGAATTATCACAGACAGAAAGGTTTTCAACTCTCTTGCTTTATTGACAGCCATGTGATGAATTTAAGCTTTCTGACAACTGTGTACTTTCTTTTTTGGATTTTGTGGATACTAAGGATCTGTGACAGCTAAAAGCAACTTACCAGTACAGCAGAGTGTGCTTCTAGGAGCATGCCAGTTTAACTGGGTTTATTTTTACAGTGCCCATCAGAGATAAGCTTGTTTGTCAGAAAATAATCCTcctgtctctttttcttcttgattcCCACCTGCCTGGATCTGGAGGATGAGAGCCCCTTTTAGCATTCACTCAAGCAGGCaccatttcagaaaaacacacactACATGTTTGTTACAGGTGGTTTTATCACTAAAAAATTCAACTGTTGTCACCCTGCTCTGTCACAGTGCATGTTTTTACCCCTGTGCTGTTTCCCACTGAGTTGCATGGAAGCTCAGCAAATACTAAGCTACTAATTCTCCTAATACTGAAGAAATAGCTCCTCCTGAAGGCAGAAATCAGGACCTGTGGCTTTTTGAGTTGTTTGAACTTTCGCTGGGTTTCTGTTGCatataagaaaataacattttattacaCTTCCACCAGATTGAGCCCTGAGCCAGAAAAAGCAATgtacagaatcccagaatgaaTAAAGTTGGGACAGctctctgagatcattgagtccagtCTTTGACCAGGTACCACGAcacctccaaggatggtgattctaccacttccctgggcagccccttccaatgtcTGACCATCTTTCTGCTGGTGACATCTGGATATTGCTCTGTCTTCTTTCCTGATGTTCATACTGGCATGGGTCTCATTTACCTCAGAGTTTAGTATTGCAAAATATATCAAAAGCCCTTGTtattttaaatccctttttaaaataactttgaacAAGTAAAACCTTTATGTGGAAAAGGTTAGTAAAAGAACCTTCTTaactgctccctgtgccagtgtcATATTTATTGCAGATAAccatctgtttttccttcttatttaaGGCTGACTTCTCATGGGACTGACCCCATCTAGTGAGTCAGTCCCTACTCCATGATAACAGGACTGGGgcttttcttttggctttttgaACTGTTCCTTAAGAGTAGGAGAACAAGGGGGAAAAGATCTGcggaaaatgttttattttataaacctTTCGAAGTACATCAAAAAGTAAATACTTCTGAGGTGGCTAATTTTTGAGAGTTCCTAGACTCTGACCTGGTTTT
This region of Motacilla alba alba isolate MOTALB_02 chromosome 5, Motacilla_alba_V1.0_pri, whole genome shotgun sequence genomic DNA includes:
- the OLFML1 gene encoding olfactomedin-like protein 1, whose amino-acid sequence is MVALQVHFLLIPSLMSIMGAAQYMMQDAALLSYIDQRFLSLEKRLEKCSQDVLEYVDEFREFSQAVLSRLARLGTDKAELRGEVENLLRRVEHAQRDIDYFGSVMDSNACVEVHEDLLKQQLLEEAEEKKRLKLMLNASCDHMLAGIRSLKVVKKTGGKHGSWMKDPGKKHAKIYLLSGSVNNVILEFANIMAFMENNQTLKARRVPLPLPWEGTGHVIYQGFLFYHRHGSLNEIVKFHLQRRNVADQMLLPGAGRIPAYQLSPQTKIDLALDEQGLWALHAEPETGGNIVLSKINPVAMAVEHSWDTPCSSRDAEAAFMACNTLHVVYNSPSGGSSRIQCVYDVLGALNAHTNPGLHFPKRQGGHSTVHYNPKEKQLFAWGDGAQIIYKLHTEQKV